One window of Metamycoplasma arthritidis genomic DNA carries:
- a CDS encoding single-stranded DNA-binding protein — MNKVILVGRLANKPYQGFTGSNVEYSRFTIVTRRTYNGANNEAISDFIPCVAWRQNAEFVNKYFDKGSLLLIEGTVQSSRITAKDGTISTSISINADRVQALESKATNEERRKSNTQEFTIPSPEMNTPTQPEAFEEPTNNDVDDFNDLDW, encoded by the coding sequence GTGAATAAAGTTATTCTCGTTGGTCGTTTGGCTAATAAACCATATCAAGGCTTTACGGGCTCGAATGTTGAGTATTCAAGATTTACTATTGTAACTAGACGAACTTACAATGGTGCAAATAATGAAGCAATCTCTGATTTTATCCCTTGCGTAGCATGGAGACAAAATGCAGAGTTTGTCAATAAGTACTTTGATAAAGGCTCGTTGCTTTTAATTGAAGGCACAGTACAATCTTCAAGAATCACCGCTAAAGATGGAACTATTAGTACATCAATTTCTATAAATGCTGATCGTGTGCAAGCCTTAGAAAGCAAGGCCACTAATGAAGAAAGAAGAAAATCAAATACTCAAGAATTCACTATTCCTTCACCTGAAATGAATACCCCGACTCAACCCGAAGCATTTGAAGAACCAACTAACAATGATGTTGATGACTTCAATGATTTAGATTGATAA
- the rpsF gene encoding 30S ribosomal protein S6: protein MSNYEIMILANPDSTLEQVSELLFSVLKKSDTKIEKLERSELAYPIHKLTRATYYLVTVKSDPQLMAELTRKLNIAKFILRSLIINLDSEKGLKPRKVKRFIPRAKNNDRSANQGDRRPFIRRNQTTDASKTEASTEATASKQSEQTTTKPRTRKVSKEQ from the coding sequence ATGTCAAATTATGAAATTATGATTCTAGCCAACCCAGATTCTACTTTAGAGCAAGTTAGTGAACTACTTTTTAGCGTTCTTAAAAAGTCAGACACTAAAATTGAAAAGTTAGAAAGAAGTGAGTTGGCTTATCCTATCCATAAATTAACTCGTGCAACTTATTATTTAGTAACCGTAAAATCTGATCCACAATTAATGGCAGAGCTTACTAGAAAACTAAATATTGCAAAATTTATTCTAAGATCTTTAATCATCAATTTAGACTCAGAAAAAGGTCTAAAACCAAGAAAAGTTAAAAGATTTATTCCAAGAGCTAAAAACAACGATCGTTCTGCAAATCAAGGCGATAGACGCCCATTTATTCGTAGAAACCAAACTACTGATGCTTCTAAAACTGAAGCTTCAACCGAAGCAACTGCATCAAAACAAAGCGAACAAACTACTACAAAACCTAGAACAAGAAAAGTTTCTAAGGAACAATAA